The proteins below are encoded in one region of Micromonospora sp. DSM 45708:
- a CDS encoding DUF4178 domain-containing protein — MNGSVAYVVATLGCLLGVAGVVIAVIALRRSRSAPREKAAPGDPFRDRDADALRGDPRALKPGDIVEIRQVPYTVRGSVHLVEGGWSWAEHLLDDAGGVKRWLSVEAEPDLEMVLWASEPGATVTPGAPTLEIAGRRYNWDESGQARYTATEGTGLDPRGTMRYHDYQAPGGARLSFEAYGEAGWEVNLGEELRRAEVMIYPQGGPDQVK, encoded by the coding sequence ATGAACGGTTCGGTGGCGTACGTGGTGGCCACGCTGGGGTGCCTGCTGGGGGTGGCCGGCGTGGTGATCGCCGTGATCGCGCTGCGCAGGTCCCGCTCGGCGCCACGGGAGAAGGCGGCGCCCGGTGACCCGTTCCGGGACCGGGACGCGGACGCGCTGCGCGGCGACCCGCGCGCGCTCAAGCCCGGTGACATCGTCGAGATCCGCCAGGTGCCGTACACCGTGCGCGGTTCGGTGCACCTGGTCGAGGGCGGCTGGAGCTGGGCGGAGCACCTGCTCGACGACGCCGGCGGCGTGAAGCGTTGGCTCTCCGTGGAGGCGGAGCCGGACCTGGAGATGGTGCTCTGGGCCAGTGAGCCGGGCGCCACCGTGACGCCGGGCGCCCCGACGCTGGAGATCGCCGGCCGTCGCTACAACTGGGACGAGTCCGGCCAGGCGCGCTACACCGCGACCGAGGGCACCGGCCTCGACCCGCGCGGCACCATGCGCTACCACGACTACCAGGCGCCCGGCGGGGCCCGGCTGTCGTTCGAGGCGTACGGCGAGGCCGGCTGGGAGGTGAACCTCGGCGAGGAACTGCGCCGCGCCGAGGTGATGATCTATCCGCAGGGCGGCCCGGACCAGGTGAAGTGA
- a CDS encoding polyamine aminopropyltransferase: MTIDVPARPRWRAARAAVLLAVFVCAACGLVYELALVALGSYLIGDAVGQASIVLGVMVFAMGVGALVAKPLQSRAAPAFAAIELTLALLGGLSVLGLYAAFAWLDLYGPALVGTAFVLGLLIGAEIPLLMVMLQRIREQSAGSAVADLFAADYVGALLGGLAFPFLLMPIFGQLKGALVVGAVNAVAGVVLVFTVFRDELSRRARVGLGAGSVVVALLLGYAWVTAHDFEVTARQQLYRDPVVHAERSRYQEIVLTRSVREVGHTDTDLRLFLNGDLQFSSVDEYRYHEALVHPVMRGPHGDVLVLGAGDGLAAREILKYPDVRSVTLVDLDPAVVTLARSEPQLRDLNHASLTDPRVRVLNLDAFGWLRTASQRFDVVIADLPDPDETATAKLYTVEFYALVRPVLAPGGRLVVQSGSPYFAPRSYWSIERSVREAGFATVPYHVDVPSFGDWGFVLAAPGGVAPELALPTDAPPLRFLTPAVLAAAATFPADRGRVDVPASTLLQPRVLEYAREEWRGY; encoded by the coding sequence GTGACCATCGACGTGCCCGCACGGCCGCGGTGGCGCGCGGCCCGCGCGGCGGTCCTGCTCGCGGTCTTCGTCTGCGCGGCCTGCGGCCTGGTGTACGAGCTGGCGCTCGTCGCGCTCGGCAGCTACCTGATCGGCGACGCGGTCGGTCAGGCGTCGATCGTGCTCGGCGTGATGGTCTTCGCGATGGGCGTCGGCGCGCTGGTGGCGAAGCCGTTGCAGTCCCGGGCCGCGCCCGCCTTCGCCGCGATCGAGCTGACGCTCGCGCTGCTCGGCGGCCTCTCCGTGCTCGGCCTCTACGCGGCGTTTGCCTGGCTCGACCTCTACGGCCCGGCGCTGGTCGGCACCGCGTTCGTGCTCGGGCTGCTGATCGGCGCGGAGATCCCGCTGCTGATGGTCATGCTGCAACGCATCCGCGAGCAGTCGGCGGGCAGCGCGGTGGCCGACCTGTTCGCCGCCGACTACGTCGGCGCGCTGCTCGGCGGGCTGGCCTTCCCGTTCCTGCTGATGCCGATCTTCGGCCAGCTCAAGGGCGCGCTGGTGGTCGGCGCGGTGAACGCCGTCGCCGGGGTGGTGCTGGTCTTCACGGTGTTCCGCGACGAGCTGAGCCGCCGGGCGCGCGTCGGGCTCGGCGCCGGCTCCGTCGTGGTCGCGCTCCTGCTCGGGTACGCGTGGGTGACCGCCCACGACTTCGAGGTGACCGCCCGTCAGCAGCTCTACCGCGACCCGGTGGTGCACGCCGAGCGCAGCCGATACCAGGAGATCGTGCTGACCCGCTCGGTGCGGGAGGTCGGCCACACCGACACCGACCTGCGGCTCTTCCTCAACGGCGACCTCCAGTTCAGCTCCGTCGACGAATACCGCTACCACGAGGCGCTGGTGCACCCGGTCATGCGCGGGCCGCACGGCGACGTGCTGGTGCTCGGCGCCGGCGACGGGCTGGCCGCGCGGGAGATCCTGAAGTACCCGGACGTGCGCTCGGTGACGCTCGTCGACCTCGACCCGGCCGTGGTGACGCTGGCCCGCAGCGAGCCGCAACTGCGCGACCTCAACCACGCCTCGCTCACCGACCCCCGGGTGCGGGTGCTCAACCTGGACGCGTTCGGCTGGCTGCGGACCGCCTCGCAACGCTTCGACGTGGTGATCGCCGACCTGCCCGACCCGGACGAGACGGCCACCGCGAAGCTCTACACGGTCGAGTTCTACGCGCTGGTCCGGCCGGTGCTGGCCCCGGGCGGGCGGCTGGTGGTGCAGTCCGGCTCGCCCTACTTCGCGCCCCGGTCGTACTGGTCGATCGAGCGGTCGGTGCGGGAGGCGGGCTTCGCCACCGTGCCGTACCACGTCGACGTGCCGAGCTTCGGCGACTGGGGATTCGTGCTCGCCGCACCCGGCGGCGTCGCGCCGGAGCTGGCCCTGCCGACCGACGCGCCCCCGCTGCGCTTCCTCACCCCGGCGGTGCTCGCCGCCGCCGCCACGTTCCCCGCCGACCGTGGCCGGGTGGACGTGCCCGCCTCCACGCTGTTGCAGCCCAGGGTGTTGGAGTACGCCCGCGAGGAGTGGCGCGGCTACTAG
- a CDS encoding DUF4247 domain-containing protein, with protein MTYRRWFVVGVAVAVVGALVAAFAIFYGNFSPRGYVQDHYSRASGRDIGSQAVAYTSNRSPSQVSKEITDTWQPADQYVDGSGVYLRYDDDSVVILPLAVGSVILLERMSTAYPRYHSVVGNSWGWGRGSTVRGGGPGAGK; from the coding sequence GTGACGTACCGACGGTGGTTCGTGGTGGGCGTGGCGGTCGCCGTCGTCGGCGCACTGGTTGCCGCCTTCGCGATCTTCTACGGCAACTTCTCGCCGCGCGGCTACGTGCAGGACCACTACTCCCGGGCGTCCGGGCGGGACATCGGCTCGCAGGCCGTCGCGTACACCTCGAACCGGTCGCCGAGCCAGGTCTCGAAGGAGATCACCGACACCTGGCAGCCGGCCGACCAGTACGTCGACGGCAGCGGCGTGTACCTGCGCTACGACGACGACTCCGTGGTGATCCTCCCGCTCGCCGTCGGCTCGGTGATCCTGCTGGAGCGGATGTCCACCGCGTACCCCCGGTACCACAGCGTCGTCGGCAACAGCTGGGGCTGGGGCCGAGGCAGCACCGTCCGGGGCGGCGGCCCCGGCGCCGGCAAGTAG
- a CDS encoding DUF2617 family protein, translating into MLVALRTPYVDSRAADLSLTLGGPELPALAVRDLDLPGGTRLRLRLLGASHQVVLGGLTETVACLPGSRPHLPDALHDPTAGYRFTATVLRPAGDGLRTRVAALRAELAGDPFALVGVFPGDEDAVTALAVRPDPLGGPVAWRTWHAYPQTNELVLTETVVEEL; encoded by the coding sequence GTGCTCGTCGCCCTCCGGACCCCGTACGTCGACAGTCGCGCCGCCGACCTGAGCCTGACGCTCGGTGGCCCGGAGCTGCCGGCGCTGGCCGTCCGCGACCTCGACCTGCCCGGCGGGACACGGCTGCGGCTGCGGCTGCTCGGCGCCTCCCACCAGGTGGTCCTCGGCGGGCTGACCGAGACGGTCGCCTGCCTGCCCGGCAGCCGGCCGCACCTGCCGGACGCGCTGCACGACCCGACCGCCGGCTACCGGTTCACCGCCACCGTGCTGCGGCCGGCCGGCGACGGCCTGCGTACCCGGGTCGCGGCGCTTCGCGCCGAGCTGGCCGGCGACCCGTTCGCCCTGGTCGGGGTGTTTCCCGGCGACGAGGACGCGGTAACCGCGCTCGCCGTCCGACCCGACCCGCTAGGCGGCCCGGTCGCCTGGCGCACCTGGCACGCCTACCCCCAGACCAACGAGCTGGTCCTGACCGAGACGGTGGTGGAAGAGCTGTGA
- a CDS encoding DUF350 domain-containing protein, with amino-acid sequence MQHLVTDLLVTLAYGVVGVVLMAVGYLLVDLATPGKLHELIWAGRNRNATLLLASNLVGVGTVVVAAIVASDDDFMLGLAGAAAYGFLGLVIMAAAFVLLDVATPGKLGELLVDPEPHPAVWISATVHVATGAIIAAAIS; translated from the coding sequence GTGCAGCATCTCGTCACCGATCTGCTGGTCACCCTCGCCTACGGCGTGGTCGGCGTGGTCCTGATGGCCGTCGGCTACCTGTTGGTCGACCTGGCCACCCCCGGCAAGCTCCACGAGCTGATCTGGGCCGGGCGCAACCGCAACGCCACGCTGCTGCTCGCCTCCAACCTGGTCGGCGTCGGCACCGTCGTGGTCGCCGCGATCGTGGCCAGCGACGACGACTTCATGCTCGGGCTGGCCGGCGCCGCCGCGTACGGGTTCCTCGGTCTGGTGATCATGGCGGCGGCGTTCGTGCTGCTCGACGTGGCCACCCCCGGCAAGCTCGGCGAGCTGCTGGTCGACCCGGAGCCGCACCCGGCGGTCTGGATCTCCGCCACCGTGCACGTCGCCACCGGCGCGATCATCGCCGCCGCCATCAGCTGA
- the clpB gene encoding ATP-dependent chaperone ClpB yields MNTERLTTKSRETITGAVALANQRGHATVEPWHLLLALLDTDGSTAAGLLRAVGADPAELRRVAQRSVDALPAARGSSLAEPTLAREFVNAIGAAEQIARPLGDEYTSTEHLLAGLARVGGAVSVALKNSGATEENLVAAFATVRGGDRRVTTADPEQTYQALAKYGVDLTASARDGKIDPVIGRDSEIRRVIQVLSRRTKNNPVLIGEPGVGKTAIVEGLAQRIVAGDVPESLRNKKLVSLDLGAMVAGAQYRGQFEERLKSVLEEIKNSDGQVITFLDELHTVVGAGKGEGSMDAGNMLKPMLARGELRMVGATTLDEYREHIEKDPALERRFQPVLVGEPTIEDTIGILRGLKERYEVHHGVRITDAALVAAAALSDRYITDRFLPDKAIDLVDESASRLRMEIDSRPVEVDEIERAVRRLEIEEMALAKEPDAASAERLERLRKELADKREQLTALSERWQTEKSHIAKLSTAKEELERLGGEAERAERDGELERAAELRYGRIPALKGELKQAEEELARLQADGAMLKEEVGADDIAAVVASWTGIPAGRLLEGETAKLLRMEESLRARVVGQAEAVGAVSDAVRRARAGVADPDRPTGSFLFLGPTGVGKTELAKALAEFLFDDERAMVRIDMSEYGEKHSVARLVGAPPGYVGYEEGGQLTEAVRRRPYSVILLDEVEKAHPDVFDILLQVLDDGRLTDGQGRTVDFRNAILILTSNLGSSVISDLTLSDEERREGVLAVVRSHFKPEFLNRLDDIVVFAALRGEDLRAIVDIQLDRLRRRLADRRLGMDVTDAARTWLADHGYDPIYGARPLRRLVQSAIGDRLAKALLSGEIRDGDTVQVDLADTKDGLTVTAA; encoded by the coding sequence ATGAACACGGAACGCCTCACCACCAAGAGCCGCGAGACCATCACCGGTGCCGTCGCGCTGGCGAACCAGCGCGGCCACGCCACCGTGGAGCCCTGGCACCTGCTGCTGGCCCTGCTGGACACCGACGGCTCGACCGCCGCGGGCCTGCTGCGCGCCGTCGGCGCCGACCCCGCCGAGCTGCGCCGGGTCGCCCAGCGCTCGGTCGACGCGCTGCCCGCCGCGCGGGGGTCCAGCCTCGCCGAGCCGACGCTGGCCCGCGAGTTCGTCAACGCCATCGGCGCGGCCGAGCAGATCGCCCGGCCGCTCGGCGACGAGTACACCTCCACCGAGCACCTGCTGGCCGGGCTGGCCCGGGTCGGCGGCGCGGTCTCGGTCGCGCTGAAGAACTCCGGCGCCACCGAGGAGAACCTGGTCGCCGCGTTCGCGACCGTCCGGGGCGGGGACCGCCGGGTCACCACCGCCGACCCGGAGCAGACCTACCAGGCGCTGGCCAAGTACGGCGTCGACCTCACCGCCAGCGCCCGCGATGGCAAGATCGACCCGGTGATCGGCCGGGACTCGGAGATCCGCCGCGTGATCCAGGTGCTGTCCCGGCGTACCAAGAACAACCCGGTGCTGATCGGTGAGCCGGGCGTCGGCAAGACCGCCATCGTCGAGGGCCTGGCCCAGCGGATCGTCGCCGGTGACGTGCCGGAGTCGCTGCGGAACAAGAAGCTGGTCTCGCTCGACCTGGGCGCGATGGTGGCCGGCGCGCAGTACCGCGGCCAGTTCGAGGAGCGGCTCAAGTCCGTGCTGGAGGAGATCAAGAACTCCGACGGCCAGGTCATCACGTTCCTCGACGAGCTGCACACCGTGGTCGGCGCCGGCAAGGGCGAAGGCTCGATGGACGCCGGCAACATGCTCAAGCCGATGCTGGCCCGGGGCGAGCTGCGGATGGTCGGCGCGACCACGCTCGACGAGTACCGCGAGCACATCGAGAAGGACCCGGCGCTGGAGCGCCGCTTCCAGCCGGTGCTGGTCGGCGAGCCGACGATCGAGGACACCATCGGCATCCTGCGCGGGCTCAAGGAGCGCTACGAGGTGCACCACGGCGTACGCATCACCGACGCCGCGCTGGTCGCCGCCGCCGCGCTCTCCGACCGCTACATCACCGACCGGTTCCTGCCGGACAAGGCGATCGACCTGGTCGACGAGTCCGCGTCCCGGCTGCGCATGGAGATCGACTCGCGCCCGGTCGAGGTCGACGAGATCGAGCGGGCGGTGCGCCGGCTGGAGATCGAGGAGATGGCGCTGGCCAAGGAGCCCGACGCCGCCTCCGCCGAGCGCCTGGAGCGGCTGCGCAAGGAGCTGGCCGACAAGCGCGAGCAGCTCACCGCGCTCTCCGAGCGTTGGCAGACCGAGAAGAGCCACATCGCCAAGCTCTCCACCGCCAAGGAGGAGTTGGAGCGGCTCGGCGGCGAGGCCGAGCGCGCCGAGCGCGACGGCGAGCTGGAACGCGCCGCCGAGCTGCGGTACGGCCGCATCCCCGCGCTCAAGGGTGAGCTGAAGCAGGCCGAGGAGGAGCTGGCCCGGCTCCAGGCCGACGGCGCGATGCTCAAGGAGGAGGTCGGCGCGGACGACATCGCCGCCGTGGTCGCCTCCTGGACCGGCATCCCGGCCGGTCGGCTGCTGGAGGGCGAGACCGCCAAGCTGCTCCGGATGGAGGAGTCGCTGCGGGCCCGCGTGGTCGGCCAGGCGGAGGCGGTCGGCGCGGTCTCCGACGCGGTCCGCCGCGCCCGGGCCGGCGTCGCCGACCCGGACCGCCCGACCGGCAGCTTCCTCTTCCTCGGCCCGACCGGTGTCGGCAAGACCGAGCTGGCCAAGGCGCTCGCCGAGTTCCTCTTCGACGACGAGCGGGCCATGGTCCGCATCGACATGAGCGAGTACGGGGAGAAGCACTCCGTGGCCCGCCTGGTCGGCGCCCCGCCCGGCTACGTCGGATACGAGGAGGGCGGCCAGCTCACCGAGGCGGTGCGCCGCCGGCCGTACTCGGTGATCCTGCTGGACGAGGTGGAGAAGGCCCACCCGGACGTCTTCGACATCCTGCTCCAGGTGCTCGACGACGGCCGGCTCACCGACGGTCAGGGCCGTACGGTGGACTTCCGCAACGCCATCCTGATCCTCACCTCGAACCTGGGATCGTCGGTGATCAGCGACCTCACGCTCAGCGACGAGGAGCGCCGGGAGGGGGTGCTCGCGGTGGTCCGGTCACACTTCAAGCCGGAGTTCCTCAACCGCCTCGACGACATCGTGGTGTTCGCCGCGCTCCGGGGCGAGGATCTGCGGGCCATCGTCGACATCCAGCTCGACCGGCTGCGGCGCCGGCTGGCGGACCGCCGGCTGGGCATGGACGTCACCGACGCCGCCCGCACCTGGCTGGCCGACCACGGGTACGACCCGATCTACGGCGCGCGCCCGCTGCGCCGGCTGGTCCAGTCCGCGATCGGTGACCGCCTCGCCAAGGCGCTCCTGTCCGGCGAGATCCGCGACGGCGACACGGTCCAGGTCGACCTGGCCGACACGAAGGACGGCCTGACCGTAACCGCCGCCTGA